The nucleotide sequence CGGTCTGGTCGATCTGATAGCCGTGGCGGATTTCCTCGCCGATACAGCCCGAGAGGGCGACGCCGAGGCCGCCGAGAAGGGCGGCACGCGCCAGTGACGAGACGAGACGGCGCCGCATCGGCCCCCCTTGCAGTCGCTGTGTTGGAAGGCGTGCACGCGCCCGGAAACGACGCCCGCCACGCTTGCACCTTGACGGTGGGTTGCCGTACCGCGGGGTTATGGCTTTGACAAGGCAAGCTCGGCCACAGGGCCGGGGAGAAGCCGGCCGCACCGGCGAGGACGTGAGATGATCGCCCGATTCTTCCGCCGCGAGGATGCCCGGCGGCGCCTGATCGAGACGCTGCACCTGCGCATCAACGAGGCCTCGCGGGCCCCGGCCCTCTACGCAGACCTCGGCGTGCCCGACAGCGTCGAGGGGCGGTTCGAGGCCCTGTGCCTGCACGTCATCCTCGTGCTGCGCCGGATGCGAGGCTTGCCCGATCCCGCCTCCGACGTGGCGCAGGATCTCGTCAACTCAGTCTTCCTGCAGCTCGACGCGGCTCTGCGCGAACTCGGCGTCGGGGATTTCGGCGTGCCCAAGCGCATGAAGAAGCTCGGCGCGGCCTTCTACGGCCGGGCGGAGGGCTACGACGCGGCGCTCGACGCGGGCGATATGGCGGCCCTGCGCGCGGCGCTCGCCCGCAACGTACTCGGCCAGGACGGCGCGGAGCACGCGCCCGCCGACGCCGCCGGGCTCGCGGCCTACGTGCGGGCAGCGGCCGAGGCGCTCGAGGGCAGCGACCTCGACGGGCTGCTGGAGGCTGGGCCACGCTTTCCCGAGCCGGCCGCCTTCAAGGATTCAGGAGTGAGTGCATGAGAAACGCCGACAAGCCCGGCCCGCTCTCGCGGGTGGTGAACGTCGACCGCCTGCCCCAGGGGCGCGGCAGCGTAACCGTCGAGGCAAGCCCGGCGGAGGCCGAGGCGCTGGCCCGGGACTTCAAGATTCCGGCGATCCGCGACCTCGTCGGCCGCTTCGACATCGCGGGCTCGATGAACCGCCTGCGGGTGACCGGGACGGTGGAGGCTGAGGTCACGCAGGTCTGCAGCGTGACGTTGGAACCCTTCGAGTCGCGGGTGAGCGAGCCCGTCGAGGTCGAGTTCACCGACACCGACCAGTTCGCGGGCACCGACGCCGAGGAGGCCGACGTGCCGGACCCGATCGTCGGCGGACGCGTCGATTTCGGCGCGCTGACCGCCGAGTTCCTGGCGCTCGGGCTCGATCCCTATCCGCGCAAACCCGGCGTCGCGTTCGAGCCGGTCCAGGTCGGTGAGGACCCGAACCCCTTCGCCGCCCTGGAGCGCTTGCGCGACGAGAAGGGGTGAGGCTGGGGGCGCTGCAACCCGCACGCCGCAGAAATCGTTTGCCCGTTGGGGCTGGATCGCTATTTTCCGGCGCGCCGGGCAAGGCTCGCCGCGTCGGCCGATGGCGGGAGGGACCCGCCGCCGGAGCGGTGCGCGTCGCCCGCTCCACACCTGCTCCCGTCCGCGCGAACGGCCCGGCGTCCAACGCCCGTCCGACGCCGCTGCAAAGGCCGCGATCGCCAGAGACCATGTCAGAACGCGTGTGCATCTCGCTCGACGCCATGGGCGGCGATCACGGGCCCTCGACGGTCGTGCCGGGCGCCGCGATCGCGCTGGAGCGGCATCCCGGGACGCGCTTCATCATGTTCGGCGACGAGGCCGTGGTCGGCCCGTTGATCGAGGCCGAGCCGCGCCTGAAGGGCGCCGTGGAGCTGCGCCACACCACCTACGCCATCGCGATGGACGACAAGCCGAGCCAGGCAGTCCGCCAGGGCCGGGGCAAATCCTCGATGTGGCGCGCCATCCAGGCGGTGCGCGACGGCGAGGCCGACGCCGCCGTCTCGGCCGGCAATACCGGCGCCCTCATGGCGATGTCGAAGATCTGCCTGAAGACCATGGCGGGCATCGAGCGCCCGGCCATCGCCTGCCTGTGGCCGACGGTCCGCGGCGAGAGCGTGGTGCTCGATGTCGGCGCCACCATCGGCACGGATGCCGAGCACCTCGTCGAGATGGCCGTGATGGGCTCGGCCATGGCCCGCATCGTGTTCGACCTGGAGCGCCCGACGGTCGGCCTCTTGAACGTCGGCACCGAGGAGATGAAGGGCAACGAGGCCGTGAAGGAGGCCGCCCGCCTGCTGCGCGAGCACGATGCCGCCAATTTCTCGTACCATGGCTTCGTCGAGGGCACGGATCTCGGCCGCGGCACCGTGGACGTGGTGGTGACCGAGGGCTTCACCGGCAACATCGCCCTGAAGACCGCGGAGGGCACCGCCAAGCAGATCTCCAGCTACCTGCGCTCGGCCATGACGCGCACGCTCTCGGCCAAGATCGGCGCGCTCTTCGCCCGGCAGGCCTTCCGGGCGCTGAAGGACAAGATGAACCCGAGCCGGGCCAACGGCGGCGTGTTCCTCGGGCTGGAAGGCATCGTCATCAAGAGCCACGGCTCGGAGAACGCGGCGGGCTTCGCCTCGGCGGTCGATCTCGCCCACGACATGGCCCGCCACGACCTGATGCGCACGATCCGCGATATGCTGGACGAGACGCCGACCACGATGGCGCGAGTCTAGGGGCGCGCCGGAGCGTATGACACCGCCCGCCGACGCTGCGGGCCCGGAACCTCAGAGGCCGCTTCCGATCGGAACCGGGTACGGCCTCGAACGCGTTCCGGTCGATGAGGGAAGGAGCGCGGCGAGCCGAAAGGGCCCGGGCGCTCCGGGAAGGAACACGATGACAAGCCTGCGTTCCGTCGTGGTCGGCACCGGATCGAGCCTGCCCGCCCGGGTGGTGACCAATGCCGAGCTCACAGAGCGGGTCGACACCTCCGACGAGTGGATCGTTCAGCGCACCGGCATCCGGCAGCGCTACCTCGCGGCCCCCGAGGAGACCACCTCGGTTCTCGGTACCCGCGCCGCGCAGGCCGCGCTCGACGATGCCGGGTTGTCGGCCGACGACATCGACCTCGTGATCTGCGCCACCTCGACGCCCGACCACACCTTTCCGTCGACCGCGACACAGATCCAGGCGGCGCTCGGCATCCGGCAGGGCGCGGCCTTCGACCTGCAGGCGGTCTGCGCGGGCTTCGTCTTCGCGGTCACCACAGCCGACAAGTTCCTGACGACCGGCGGCGCGCGGCGCGCCCTCGTGATCGGCGCCGAGACCTTCTCGCGCATCGTCGACTGGGAGGACCGCACCACCTGCGTGCTGTTCGGCGACGGCGCGGGCGCGATCGTGCTGGAGGCGCGCGAGGCCGAGGCGGCGGAGGGGCGCGGCGTGCTCTCCTCCAGTCTGCGTTCGGACGGACGGCACCGGGACAAGCTCTACGTGGACGGCGGTCCGGGCTCCACCGGCACCACGGGGCACCTGCGCATGGAGGGCCGCGAGGTCTTCCGCTTCGCGGTGGGCTCCGTCACCGACGTGATCGTGGAAGCGCTGGAGCGCGCCGGGACGACGGCCGCCGACCTCGACTGGTTTGTGCCGCACCAGGCCAACCGCCGCATCATCGAGGCCTCGGCCGACAAGATCGGCATCGCCCGCGACAAGATCGTGCTCACCGTCGACCGGCACGGCAACACCTCGGCCGCCTCGATCCCGCTGGCCCTCGACGTCGCCCGCCGGGACGGGCGCATCCGCGAGGGCGACCTCGTGATGATCGAGGCGATCGGCGGCGGCTTCAGCTGGGGCGCTGCGCTGATCCGCTGGTAGGCCGCCGAGATTTCCGCGGGCGAGGCGCGGGCGCGTGGTTGACCCCGGCCGAGGCGCCGATTAGCGTGCCGGATCATAGGGATACGTCGCAGCCGGCGCCGTTCCGGACAATCTCCGAGGGGGGTAGGCATGACGGGCAAGACGGTCACACGCGCCGATCTGAGCGAGGCCGTCTACCAGCAGGTCGGTCTGTCGCGGGCGGAATCCGCGGCGCTCGTCGAGACCGTCCTCTCCGAGATCTGCACCTGCCTCGCCGAGGGCGAGACCGTGAAGCTGTCCTCCTTCGGTTCCTTCGTGGTGCGCAGCAAGGGCCGCCGGGTTGGGCGCAACCCCAAAACCGGCGTCGAGGTCGAGATCGAGCCCCGGCAGGTGATGGTGTTCAAGCCCTCGAACGTCCTGAAAGCCCGCATCAACGGATCGCATGTCGGCAACGGCGCCGACGAGGCCGACGACGATTGAGCCCCCGGGCCCCTCAGCAGCCCCGGCAGATCGAGCCCAGGGTCGAGCGCATCTTGGTGTCCCACGCCTTGTTGCGGGCTTCGGCGGCCTTCTGCGCCTTGATCATGGCGGCCTCGTTCGTCGGTTTCATGGGCGCACCGGCGACCATGCCGGGCGGCTTGGTCTGACCCGTCGCGGTCAGGCTGCGCCCCGCACGGGGCGCGCCGGGGTCGGCACCGGGCTGCGCCAGCACCGGTGCGGCGCCGAGGGTCAGGGCCAGCAGCGCGGTGGCGGCGCGCGGCACGAGATGGCACGTGAGACGGCGCATGGACGAGAATCTCCCGGGACCCGGGCGGGGCCCCTCGTTCCTGGGCGCGCAGGATCGGACGCGCGCCCGCCGAGAGTATGACAGCGCCGCCGTGCTTGGAAGGTAACAGAGGGGGTGCCCGTGAGACCTGTTGGGTCCGGACCGGCGACGGACAGGCGCACCCGGGTCGCCGACGCCCTGCGGCGCCTCGCCCCGCGCCTGCCCGAATTCGAGAGCGAGGCCACGGTCGATCGGGCGCTCCTGAGCCCCGGCCTGCGCAACGCCGCTCCCGAGACCGCCGCCCGGCTCGCGCTGCTCGCCTACGCGCGCCACGTCTTCACGGAGTACGACGACCTGCTCGCCGACGGCTACGACCGCGACAGCGCCCGGCACTTCGTGCTCGACGAGTTGAACGCGGTGCTCACCGGATGGGGCGCCGCGCCGATTCCTGAGGACGCGCCGGACGCGGGCGAGGATCCTGCCGAATTGTGAGGCGCGCCGTCACGCGAGCCTGCTAGAGACCCTGCGGCTTCAACCAACCAAGGATTCAGAGTGCCATGAAGATCAGTGCGCGCAATGTGCTCAAGGGCAAGGTCGTCTCGGTGGAGAAGGGCGCCACCACGGCACACGTGAAGATCGAGATCGCGCCCGGTCAGGTTGTGACCTCGGCGATCACCAACGATTCGGTCGAGGCGCTGCAGCTCGCGGTGGGCTCCGACGCCTACGCGGTGGTGAAGGCCTCCGACGTCATGGTGGCGGTGGACTGAGCGAAGGCGGGGATCGCCCACGCGGCGCGTTGCGACGGGCCGGGCCGCGCGGGTAGAAGGGACGCCCGAAGGCGCCCCCCGGACAATCCATCGATGAAGATCCTCGGCATCGAGACCACCTGCGACGAGACCGCCGCCGCCATCGTCGCGCACGACGAGGCGGGCGGCGCCTCCATCCTCGCCAACGAGGTGCTGAGCCAGATCGCCGAGCACGCGGCCTATGGCGGGGTCGTGCCGGAGATCGCCGCGCGCGCCCATGTCGAGGTGCTCGACCGACTCATCGACCGCGCCCTCGACCGGGCGGGAATCGGGCTGCGCGATCTCGACGGCATCGCGGTGGCGGCCGGGCCCGGCCTGATCGGCGGCGTGCTGATCGGCCTCGTCACCGCCAAGACGCTCGCCCTCGTCACCCGCAAGCCGCTGCTGGCGGTCAACCACCTGGAGGCGCACGCGCTGACCGCGCGCCTCACGGACGGGCTGGCCTTCCCCTACCTGCTGCTGCTGGCCTCGGGCGGCCACACCCAGCTCGTCGCCGTGAAGGGTGTCGGCCAGTACGTGCGCCTCGGCGGCACCATCGACGACGCGATCGGCGAGGCGTTCGACAAGGTCGCCAAGCTCCTCGGACTCGGCTACCCGGGCGGTCCGGAAGTCGAGCGCATGGCCGAATCCGGCGATCCCGAGCGCTTCGCCCTGCCCCGCCCCATGCTCGGACGGCGCGAGGCGGATTTTTCGCTCTCCGGCCTCAAGACGGCGCTCCGCATCGAGGCCGAGCGGATCGCGCCGCTGGCCGAGCGCGACGTCGCCGACCTCTGCGCGAGCTTCCAGGCGGCGATCACCGACGTGGTCGTGGACCGGGCGCGCGTGGCTCTGCGCGCCTTCTCGGGCGTGGCGGGTCACCCGACCGCCCTGGTGGCGGCCGGCGGCGTTTCGGCCAACGGCGCGATCCGCCGGGCGCTCGCGGCGCTCGCGGGCGAGGCCGGCCTCGCCTTCGTGGCGCCGCCCCTCCAGCTCTGCGGCGACAACGGCGCGATGATCGCCTGGGCCGGCCTGGAGCGCCTGCGCCTCGGGCTGACCGACGACCTCACCGTGCCGGCCCGCGCCCGCTGGCCCTTCGCCGAGAAGCCCGCCGCCGCGGTCGCGGTGTGAGGGCGCCCCGCCTCGTCCTGCCGCGCGGCAATTTCTCGGACAACCGCGCGGCAGTGACCGCCCAGCCCCTCGCGGCGGCGAGCGTGGCGGACCCGCAGGCGCGCTGGCGCGACCTTGTGGACCGGCGGCTGCCGGAAGCCGCCCGCGCCCGTCCGGACTGGCCCGTGCGTCGCGACCACGGCTTCGCCCGCGTTCTTCTCGACAACGCCTGCGGCGGTCCCTGGCGCGAGAGCGTGTGCGCGCCCGCCTGGGCCAACATGCCGCCGGAGCGCCTCGCCCTGGCGACCGAACTCGGCGAGGCCCTGCTCTCGGGACGCGCGGATCTGCACCTCCTGAACCGCCGCTCGCTGCTCTGGCGCGGCAAGGAGCGCGCGCCGCCGGCGCCCGACGAGATCGTCGAGCCGGGCGGCCTCCTGCTGCGGCGCTGGCGGCGGGGCGACGACGCGCCCTTCGCCGCGCTGAACGCCGATCCGGCCGTGATGGCGCACTTCCCCAGCCTGCGCAGCCGCGCCGAGAGCCTGAACGAGGCGCGCGCCTTCGATCGCCGCTTCGAGGCGGACGGGTTCGGCCCCTGGGCGGTCGAGGAGGCGGGCCGCTTCGTCGGCTTCGTCGGAGCCTTGCGGATGATGCGGCCGATGCCCTTTCCGGACGGCGAGCGGCCGGGCGAGGGCGTCGAGATCGGCTGGCGGCTCGCCCGCGAGGCCTGGGGACGGGGCATCGCCACGCGCGCGGCCCGCGCCGCGCTCGCCGACCTGTTCGGACGCTGCGGCGTGCCCGCGGTCGTGGCCTACACGGCGGAGGGGAATCTCGCCTCGCGCCGGGTGATGGAGCGGCTGGGGATGCGCCCGGATGGCGCCTTCGCCCATCCGGCCATCGCGGCGGATCATCCCTTGAGCCGCCATATCCTGTATCGCTTGGCGGCGCGGCATCGCCCCGGAGAGAGCGCATGAGCCAGAACGGATCGGTCGCGGTGATCGGCGGCGGCGCCTGGGGCACGGCGCTCGCCAACGCTGTGGCGGGCCGCCATCCGGTGACCCTGTGGCTGCGCGACGCGGAGGCCGCCACGCGGATCGAGGAGGCCCGCGAGAACGCCCGCTACCTGCCGGGCGTGCCGCTTCACCCGGCGATCCGGGCGACCGCGGATGCGGGCCGCCTGCGCGAGGCCGTCACGGTGCTCCTCGTCACCCCGGCCCAGACCGCCCGCGCGGTGATCGGGCAGCTCGGGGGCCACCTGCCGCCGGGCGCGCCCGTCGTGCTCTGCGCGAAGGGCATCGAGCGCGGCACGGACGCCTTCATGAGCGCGGTCGCGGCCGATTGCCTGCCAGCGGGCACACCGGTCGCGGTGCTCTCCGGCCCGAGCTTCGCGGCGGACGTCGCCCGCAACCTGCCGACCGCCGTGACGCTCGCCGCAGCGGAGGCCGGCCTCGCGGCCGACCTCGCGCACCGCCTCTCCGGGCCGACCTTGCGCCTCTACCACACCGACGACGTGCGCGGCGTCGAGATCGGCGGGGCGGGCAAGAACGTGCTGGCGATCGCCTGCGGCATCGTGGCGGGCAGCGGTCTCGGCGAGAGCGCGCGCGCCGCGCTGATTGCCCGGGCTTTCGCGGAGCTGATGCGCTTCGCCCGGGCCTATGGCGGGCGGCCCGAGACGCTGATGGGCTTGTCGGGCCTCGGAGACCTCGTGCTCACTGCTTCCTCGCCGCAATCCCGCAACTTCGCCTTCGGCGAGCGGTTGGGTGCCGGCGCCTCGCCGGAGGCCGCCGCGGGCGGCAAGCTGGCGGAGGGCGCCTTCACGGCCGCGGCGCTGGTGGCGCTCGCTCGGGCGCGAGGGGTCGAGATGCCGATCGCCGAGGCGGTGGCCGACATCGTGTCGGGCGCAACGCGGGTCGACGCGGTGGTGACGCGGCTGATGGCGCGGCCGCTGAAGGGCGAGGCGGAGTAGGCCGCGGTTCGAACCTCGCTGCCCCGCCAGAGATCCTCCCTCCCCACCGTGTGGGGAGAGAGGAGAAACCTCAGCGCTGGCGGCGGGCGACGCTGACCACGTTGGAGGCCCGCGCCTTCCGCTCGGGCAGGACCTCGTTCACCTTGGCGACGATGGCGGCTGCATCGAGCCCGGCCTCGGCGTACATCCGGTCCGGCGTGTCGTGGTCCTGGTAGGCGTCCGGCAGCGTCATCGTGCGGACCCGGACCCGCATCGCGTCCAGCACGCCCCGCTCCGACAGGAGATGCAGCACCATCGCGCCGAAGCCGCCGCGCGAGCCCTCCTCCAGCGTGATCAGAACCTCGTGGCTCGCCGCCAGGTCCAGGATCATCCCCTCGTCCAGCGGCTTGGCAAAGCGCGCATCCGCCAC is from Methylobacterium radiodurans and encodes:
- a CDS encoding ubiquinol-cytochrome C chaperone family protein, which gives rise to MIARFFRREDARRRLIETLHLRINEASRAPALYADLGVPDSVEGRFEALCLHVILVLRRMRGLPDPASDVAQDLVNSVFLQLDAALRELGVGDFGVPKRMKKLGAAFYGRAEGYDAALDAGDMAALRAALARNVLGQDGAEHAPADAAGLAAYVRAAAEALEGSDLDGLLEAGPRFPEPAAFKDSGVSA
- a CDS encoding YceD family protein; amino-acid sequence: MRNADKPGPLSRVVNVDRLPQGRGSVTVEASPAEAEALARDFKIPAIRDLVGRFDIAGSMNRLRVTGTVEAEVTQVCSVTLEPFESRVSEPVEVEFTDTDQFAGTDAEEADVPDPIVGGRVDFGALTAEFLALGLDPYPRKPGVAFEPVQVGEDPNPFAALERLRDEKG
- the plsX gene encoding phosphate acyltransferase PlsX, with product MSERVCISLDAMGGDHGPSTVVPGAAIALERHPGTRFIMFGDEAVVGPLIEAEPRLKGAVELRHTTYAIAMDDKPSQAVRQGRGKSSMWRAIQAVRDGEADAAVSAGNTGALMAMSKICLKTMAGIERPAIACLWPTVRGESVVLDVGATIGTDAEHLVEMAVMGSAMARIVFDLERPTVGLLNVGTEEMKGNEAVKEAARLLREHDAANFSYHGFVEGTDLGRGTVDVVVTEGFTGNIALKTAEGTAKQISSYLRSAMTRTLSAKIGALFARQAFRALKDKMNPSRANGGVFLGLEGIVIKSHGSENAAGFASAVDLAHDMARHDLMRTIRDMLDETPTTMARV
- a CDS encoding beta-ketoacyl-ACP synthase III; the protein is MTSLRSVVVGTGSSLPARVVTNAELTERVDTSDEWIVQRTGIRQRYLAAPEETTSVLGTRAAQAALDDAGLSADDIDLVICATSTPDHTFPSTATQIQAALGIRQGAAFDLQAVCAGFVFAVTTADKFLTTGGARRALVIGAETFSRIVDWEDRTTCVLFGDGAGAIVLEAREAEAAEGRGVLSSSLRSDGRHRDKLYVDGGPGSTGTTGHLRMEGREVFRFAVGSVTDVIVEALERAGTTAADLDWFVPHQANRRIIEASADKIGIARDKIVLTVDRHGNTSAASIPLALDVARRDGRIREGDLVMIEAIGGGFSWGAALIRW
- a CDS encoding integration host factor subunit alpha gives rise to the protein MTGKTVTRADLSEAVYQQVGLSRAESAALVETVLSEICTCLAEGETVKLSSFGSFVVRSKGRRVGRNPKTGVEVEIEPRQVMVFKPSNVLKARINGSHVGNGADEADDD
- a CDS encoding DUF2293 domain-containing protein translates to MRPVGSGPATDRRTRVADALRRLAPRLPEFESEATVDRALLSPGLRNAAPETAARLALLAYARHVFTEYDDLLADGYDRDSARHFVLDELNAVLTGWGAAPIPEDAPDAGEDPAEL
- a CDS encoding TOBE domain-containing protein → MKISARNVLKGKVVSVEKGATTAHVKIEIAPGQVVTSAITNDSVEALQLAVGSDAYAVVKASDVMVAVD
- the tsaD gene encoding tRNA (adenosine(37)-N6)-threonylcarbamoyltransferase complex transferase subunit TsaD, whose protein sequence is MKILGIETTCDETAAAIVAHDEAGGASILANEVLSQIAEHAAYGGVVPEIAARAHVEVLDRLIDRALDRAGIGLRDLDGIAVAAGPGLIGGVLIGLVTAKTLALVTRKPLLAVNHLEAHALTARLTDGLAFPYLLLLASGGHTQLVAVKGVGQYVRLGGTIDDAIGEAFDKVAKLLGLGYPGGPEVERMAESGDPERFALPRPMLGRREADFSLSGLKTALRIEAERIAPLAERDVADLCASFQAAITDVVVDRARVALRAFSGVAGHPTALVAAGGVSANGAIRRALAALAGEAGLAFVAPPLQLCGDNGAMIAWAGLERLRLGLTDDLTVPARARWPFAEKPAAAVAV
- a CDS encoding GNAT family N-acetyltransferase; amino-acid sequence: MTAQPLAAASVADPQARWRDLVDRRLPEAARARPDWPVRRDHGFARVLLDNACGGPWRESVCAPAWANMPPERLALATELGEALLSGRADLHLLNRRSLLWRGKERAPPAPDEIVEPGGLLLRRWRRGDDAPFAALNADPAVMAHFPSLRSRAESLNEARAFDRRFEADGFGPWAVEEAGRFVGFVGALRMMRPMPFPDGERPGEGVEIGWRLAREAWGRGIATRAARAALADLFGRCGVPAVVAYTAEGNLASRRVMERLGMRPDGAFAHPAIAADHPLSRHILYRLAARHRPGESA
- a CDS encoding NAD(P)H-dependent glycerol-3-phosphate dehydrogenase: MSQNGSVAVIGGGAWGTALANAVAGRHPVTLWLRDAEAATRIEEARENARYLPGVPLHPAIRATADAGRLREAVTVLLVTPAQTARAVIGQLGGHLPPGAPVVLCAKGIERGTDAFMSAVAADCLPAGTPVAVLSGPSFAADVARNLPTAVTLAAAEAGLAADLAHRLSGPTLRLYHTDDVRGVEIGGAGKNVLAIACGIVAGSGLGESARAALIARAFAELMRFARAYGGRPETLMGLSGLGDLVLTASSPQSRNFAFGERLGAGASPEAAAGGKLAEGAFTAAALVALARARGVEMPIAEAVADIVSGATRVDAVVTRLMARPLKGEAE